A genomic segment from Micropterus dolomieu isolate WLL.071019.BEF.003 ecotype Adirondacks linkage group LG03, ASM2129224v1, whole genome shotgun sequence encodes:
- the gsdmeb gene encoding gasdermin Eb isoform X1, protein MFATATKNFVEEVDNGGLLIPASSLNDTIALLTVVVKRKRFWFWQKPKYLPTDFNFNDILAGDKPIKPSVTMTDFIKYNGTYGGNIQETVNANFVHSNITLEGKESSKLQSSFGSLSKEEVDVQKLLRDSTDRILDMSHGLVQQTKEKHRQVFGIVKERIVTNQPCSVIEEVQQDGQCGGGLILCGPKNPKVSLKENGRLSKDSNVTMEIPIHATIAYSLLELEIKHDGRYELCLMSDTSGGFEVDGRDPACASENCRLREELEQLNDHFQHLSALPVTTRSSLLQQITKVMEDRGSISSLQNVVKELDQMLLGKRPALGDVTTTHSQKQNIQAILDLLELSGQADQSTEVLIALHLITSSLDEMTYDCLAVLGMCCSLTVLQALEQLVQCVSEKGELPLSSTGLAALTEDVYEKTEYLFASSNMSLKRDGDTVKMEINHQPGNRPLILCIAIRGLASLAQCV, encoded by the exons ATGTTTGCCACAGCAACCAAAAACTTCGTGGAGGAGGTGGATAACGGGGGTTTGCTGATCCCAGCGTCCAGCCTGAATGACACCATTGCTCTCCTGACAGTGGTGGTGAAGCGCAAGCGTTTCTGGTTTTGGCAGAAGCCCAAGTATCTTCCCACTGATTTTAACTTTAATGATATACTCGCAGGAGACAAACCTATAAAACCAA GTGTCACAATGACAGACTTCATCAAATACAATGGGACCTACGGTGGCAACATTCAGGAAACTGTGAATGCAAATTTTGTCCACTCAAACATAACCCTGGAGGGTAAAGAGTCTTCTAAACTCCAGTCATCCTTTGGCAGTTTGAGTAAAGAGGAAGTGGATGTGCAGAAGCTGCTGCGAGACTCCACGGACAG AATTCTGGACATGTCCCATGGTCTGGTCCAGCAGACAAAGGAGAAGCACAGACAGGTGTTTGGGATTGTGAAGGAGCGTATTGTGACTAATCAGCCCTGTTCAGTCATAGAGGAAGTGCAGCAGGACGGACAGTGTGGAGGAGGACTGATCTTATGTGGCCCCAAGAACCCAAAG GTTTCATTGAAGGAGAATGGGCGTTTGAGTAAAGACAGTAACGTTACCATGGAGATTCCCATCCATGCTACCATTGCCTATTCCCTGTTAGAGCTAGAGATCAAACATGACGGACGCTACG AGCTGTGTCTGATGTCAGACACCTCTGGAGGTTTCGAAGTAGATGGCAGAGATCCGGCGTGTGCCTCTGAAAACTGCCGCCTTAGAGAAG AGCTGGAGCAGCTGAATGATCATTTCCAGCACCTTTCAGCTCTTCCTGTCACCACAAGGTCCTCTCTGCTCCAGCAAATTACAAAAGTTATGGAGGACAGAGGGTCCATCAGTTCACTTCAGAATGTGGTAAAAGAG CTAGACCAAATGCTCCTAGGAAAGAGACCTGCCCTGGGTGATGTTACAACGACACactctcaaaaacaaaacattcaagcAATTCTGGACCTTTTGGAGCTGTCTGGTCAGGCAGACCAGTCCACAGAAGTCCTCATAGCCCTTCACCTCATTACCAGCTCCTTGGATG AGATGACATATGATTGTCTTGCTGTCTTGGGAATGTGCTGCAGCCTCACAGTGTTACAGGCTCTGGAGCAACTG GTGCAGTGTGTATCTGAGAAGGGAGAATTGCCTCTGAGCAGTACAGGCTTAGCTGCACTGACAGAAGACGTCTATGAAAAGACTGAATATCTGTTTGCCTCCTCTAACATGTCCCTGAAGAGAGATGGGGACACGGTGAAGATGGAAATAAACCACCAGCCAGGAAACCGTCCTCTGATCCTGTGTATCGCTATTAGAGGTCTTGCCTCATTGGCTCAAtgtgtttaa
- the gsdmeb gene encoding gasdermin Eb isoform X2, with amino-acid sequence MFATATKNFVEEVDNGGLLIPASSLNDTIALLTVVVKRKRFWFWQKPKYLPTDFNFNDILAGDKPIKPSVTMTDFIKYNGTYGGNIQETVNANFVHSNITLEGKESSKLQSSFGSLSKEEVDVQKLLRDSTDRILDMSHGLVQQTKEKHRQVFGIVKERIVTNQPCSVIEEVQQDGQCGGGLILCGPKNPKVSLKENGRLSKDSNVTMEIPIHATIAYSLLELEIKHDGRYELCLMSDTSGGFEVDGRDPACASENCRLREELEQLNDHFQHLSALPVTTRSSLLQQITKVMEDRGSISSLQNVLDQMLLGKRPALGDVTTTHSQKQNIQAILDLLELSGQADQSTEVLIALHLITSSLDEMTYDCLAVLGMCCSLTVLQALEQLVQCVSEKGELPLSSTGLAALTEDVYEKTEYLFASSNMSLKRDGDTVKMEINHQPGNRPLILCIAIRGLASLAQCV; translated from the exons ATGTTTGCCACAGCAACCAAAAACTTCGTGGAGGAGGTGGATAACGGGGGTTTGCTGATCCCAGCGTCCAGCCTGAATGACACCATTGCTCTCCTGACAGTGGTGGTGAAGCGCAAGCGTTTCTGGTTTTGGCAGAAGCCCAAGTATCTTCCCACTGATTTTAACTTTAATGATATACTCGCAGGAGACAAACCTATAAAACCAA GTGTCACAATGACAGACTTCATCAAATACAATGGGACCTACGGTGGCAACATTCAGGAAACTGTGAATGCAAATTTTGTCCACTCAAACATAACCCTGGAGGGTAAAGAGTCTTCTAAACTCCAGTCATCCTTTGGCAGTTTGAGTAAAGAGGAAGTGGATGTGCAGAAGCTGCTGCGAGACTCCACGGACAG AATTCTGGACATGTCCCATGGTCTGGTCCAGCAGACAAAGGAGAAGCACAGACAGGTGTTTGGGATTGTGAAGGAGCGTATTGTGACTAATCAGCCCTGTTCAGTCATAGAGGAAGTGCAGCAGGACGGACAGTGTGGAGGAGGACTGATCTTATGTGGCCCCAAGAACCCAAAG GTTTCATTGAAGGAGAATGGGCGTTTGAGTAAAGACAGTAACGTTACCATGGAGATTCCCATCCATGCTACCATTGCCTATTCCCTGTTAGAGCTAGAGATCAAACATGACGGACGCTACG AGCTGTGTCTGATGTCAGACACCTCTGGAGGTTTCGAAGTAGATGGCAGAGATCCGGCGTGTGCCTCTGAAAACTGCCGCCTTAGAGAAG AGCTGGAGCAGCTGAATGATCATTTCCAGCACCTTTCAGCTCTTCCTGTCACCACAAGGTCCTCTCTGCTCCAGCAAATTACAAAAGTTATGGAGGACAGAGGGTCCATCAGTTCACTTCAGAATGTG CTAGACCAAATGCTCCTAGGAAAGAGACCTGCCCTGGGTGATGTTACAACGACACactctcaaaaacaaaacattcaagcAATTCTGGACCTTTTGGAGCTGTCTGGTCAGGCAGACCAGTCCACAGAAGTCCTCATAGCCCTTCACCTCATTACCAGCTCCTTGGATG AGATGACATATGATTGTCTTGCTGTCTTGGGAATGTGCTGCAGCCTCACAGTGTTACAGGCTCTGGAGCAACTG GTGCAGTGTGTATCTGAGAAGGGAGAATTGCCTCTGAGCAGTACAGGCTTAGCTGCACTGACAGAAGACGTCTATGAAAAGACTGAATATCTGTTTGCCTCCTCTAACATGTCCCTGAAGAGAGATGGGGACACGGTGAAGATGGAAATAAACCACCAGCCAGGAAACCGTCCTCTGATCCTGTGTATCGCTATTAGAGGTCTTGCCTCATTGGCTCAAtgtgtttaa
- the osbpl3b gene encoding oxysterol-binding protein-related protein 3 isoform X1 — protein sequence MGSEERSSVMSQKISSLSRSNSSSSSKHDSRQDSWEIVEGLRGGFSNVLEPQKQEGYMLKRRKWPMKGWHKRYFFLDKGILKYGKCSADIEKGKLHGCIDVGLSVMAIKKKAKCIDLDAEENIYHLKIKSQELFDEWVSKLRHHRLYRQNEIAMYPSEKSFYYTHYPSPNSPSVAESAAVRKCMSLRRQSTVLSAASFPLSCNSQAKVAAWLQSSDDMSKCSKDLSVCEAYLLELNHLLQSMEVLHRTYSAPSIQALQTSTFDSPKKEKRLPRKWRTKNYNKDVKTTLQVPSCISTGSIRLHASNPNLSTAALGNDKADTESLDSAFDVAKLQEDFCRVATNLHATMKSALGSLTSERERLKQCLDHETCPPTSPQVVGLKNSLATALAQNSELRERLCKIHAESHIVEPTLINLTATVQKQESVDESHPLVHQVSNESRASITESLSEFFDAQEVLLSASSSENEVSEDDSYISDISDNISIDNFSNETENERPNSDSVEEGTVLCQRRSCLPSPSPNNSTISLWNILRNNIGKDLSKVAMPVQLNEPLNTLQRLCEELECSELLDMAANTQDPFERMKYIATFVVSGYASSYYRTGGKPFNPVLGETYECDRPDKGFRFVAEQVSHHPPISACHAESKNFIFWQDVRCKNKFWGKSMEIVPVGTTHVTLPGFGDHYEWNKVTSCIHNILSGQRWIEHYGEITIRNTSNDICQCKITFVKAKYWNSSVNEVEGTIMDKKGKVIHKLFGKWHEAVFCGDPPSATCIWRANAMPVDHEQYYGFTKFAIELNELDPSLKLLLPPTDTRLRVDQRLLEEGNLEAAEEHKQRIEQLQRERRRVLEESNVTHQPKFFRKLKDDTWVSNNTYWDLRKDPGFTHVDFLTLW from the exons ATGGGCTCAGAGGAGCGCAGTTCAGTCATGTCACAGAAGATATCCTCCCTGTCACGCAGCAACAGCAGCTCCTCATCCAAACATGACAGCAGACAG GACAGCTGGGAAATAGTGGAGGGCCTGCGTGGAGGCTTCAGCAATGTCCTGGAGCCCCAGAAACAGGAAGGCTACATGCTAAAGAGGAGAAAGTGGCCCATGAAGGGTTGGCATAAG AGATACTTTTTCCTGGACAAGGGCATCCTGAAGTATGGCAAGTGCAGTGCTGAT ATAGAGAAAGGGAAACTGCATGGCTGCATCGATGTGGGTCTCTCTGTCATGGCCATTAAGAAGAAAGCCAAGTGCATCGATCTTGATGCAGAGGAAAACATCTATCACCTGAAG ATTAAGTCACAGGAGCTGTTTGATGAATGGGTGTCCAAGCTGCGTCACCATCGGCTCTATCGGCAAAATGAGATTGCTATGTACCCTAGTGAGAAGTCCTTCTACTATACCCACTACCCCTCCCCCAACTCCCCTAGCGTGGCTGAGAGTGCTGCTGTCAGAAAG TGCATGTCTTTACGAAGGCAGTCTACAGTGCTTTCTGCAGCGTCCTTCCCTTTAAGCTGCAACAGCCAGGCCAAAGTAGCAGCCTGGCTCCAGTCATCTGACGACATGAGCAAGTGCTCTAAAG ATTTGTCAGTCTGTGAGGCCTACCTGCTGGAGCTCAACCACCTGCTTCAGAGTATGGAAGTCCTCCACCGCACCTATTCTGCTCCATCTATCCAAGCACTCCAG ACATCCACATTTGACAGCCCCAAGAAGGAAAAGAGACTTCCAAGAAAATGGCGCACTAAAAACTACAACAAAGATGTCAAAACAACTCTGCAG GTACCCAGTTGCATCTCCACAGGCTCTATCCGCCTCCATGCCTCTAACCCCAACCTCTCCACCGCTGCACTCGGCAATGACAAGGCTGACACTGAATCCCTGGATTCCGCTTTTGACGTGGCCAAGCTGCAGGAGGACTTCTGCCGTGTTGCCACCAATT TGCATGCAACCATGAAGTCAGCCCTGGGTTCCCTAacatctgagagagagagattaaaacaATGTTTGGACCACGAAACGTGTCCCCCTACCTCCCCGCAGGTTGTTGGTTTGAAGAACTCACTGGCAACG GCTTTAGCCCAGAACTCTGAGCTGAGAGAGCGCCTGTGCAAGATTCATGCCGAGTCCCACATCGTAGAGCCCACTCTAATAAATCTCACTGCCACTGTGCAG AAACAGGAGTCTGTTGATGAATCCCATCCCCTCGTACACCAAGTGTCCAATGAGAGCAGAGCTTCAATCACAGAATCGTTGTCCGAGTTCTTTGATGCACAGGAAGTTCTGTTGTCTGCTAGTTCCTCTGAAAATGAG gtatCAGAGGATGACTCATACATTAGTGACATTAGTGACAACATTTCCATTGACAACTTCAgcaatgaaacagaaaatgagagACCAAACTCAG ACTCTGTGGAAGAAGGCACTGTCCTTTGTCAGCGTAGATCCTGTCTGCCATCACCCAGCCCCAACAACAGCACCATCAGCCTGTGGAACATACTCAGGAACAACATTGGCAAAGACCTGTCCAAGGTGGCTATGCCTGTGCAACTTAATGAGCCACTCAACACCCTGCAGAGACTGTGTGAGGAGCTGGAGTGCAGTGAGCTGCTAGACATGGCTGCTAACACACAGGACCCTTTTGAACGTATG AAATACATAGCTACGTTTGTTGTATCTGGTTATGCATCCAGCTACTACAGAACTGGGGGAAAGCCTTTCAACCCCGTTCTGGGAGAGACATATGAATGTGACCGGCCAGATAAAGGCTTTCGATTTGTTGCAGAGCAG GTCAGCCATCATCCACCAATTTCTGCTTGCCATGCAGAGTCTAAAAACTTCATCTTCTGGCAAG ATGTGAGGTGTAAGAACAAGTTCTGGGGGAAGTCAATGGAGATTGTTCCTGTGGGTACCACTCATGTAACTCTGCCGGG ATTTGGAGACCACTACGAGTGGAACAAGGTGACGTCCTGCATCCACAACATTCTCAGCGGACAGCGCTGGATTGAGCACTATGGCGAGATCACCATCCGAAACACCAGCAATGATATTTGTCAGTGCAAGATCACTTTTGTTAAG GCCAAATACTGGAATTCAAGTGTGAATGAGGTGGAGGGAACTATCATGGATAAGAAAGGGAAGGTCATCCACAAACTCTTTGGAAAGTGGCACGAAGCAGTATTCTGTGGAGACCCGCCCTCAGCCACATGCATCTGGAGAGCAA ATGCAATGCCAGTAGACCATGAGCAGTACTATGGTTTCACCAAGTTTGCTATTGAACTGAACGAGCTGGACCCCTCCCTGAAACTGCTGCTACCACCCACAGACACCAGACTACGTGTGGACCAAAG ACTGCTGGAGGAGGGAAACTTGGAGGCTGCAGAGGAGCACAAACAGAGGATTGAACAGCTGCAGAGGGAGAGACGGAGAGTCCTGGAGGAGAGCAACGTAACACATCAACCTAAATTCTTCAG GAAGTTAAAGGATGATACCTGGGTGAGCAACAACACATACTGGGATCTAAGGAAGGACCCTGGCTTTACCCACGTAGATTTTCTTACGCTGTGGTGA
- the osbpl3b gene encoding oxysterol-binding protein-related protein 3 isoform X2 has translation MGSEERSSVMSQKISSLSRSNSSSSSKHDSRQDSWEIVEGLRGGFSNVLEPQKQEGYMLKRRKWPMKGWHKRYFFLDKGILKYGKCSADIEKGKLHGCIDVGLSVMAIKKKAKCIDLDAEENIYHLKIKSQELFDEWVSKLRHHRLYRQNEIAMYPSEKSFYYTHYPSPNSPSVAESAAVRKCMSLRRQSTVLSAASFPLSCNSQAKVAAWLQSSDDMSKCSKDLSVCEAYLLELNHLLQSMEVLHRTYSAPSIQALQTSTFDSPKKEKRLPRKWRTKNYNKDVKTTLQVPSCISTGSIRLHASNPNLSTAALGNDKADTESLDSAFDVAKLQEDFCRVATNLHATMKSALGSLTSERERLKQCLDHETCPPTSPQVVGLKNSLATKQESVDESHPLVHQVSNESRASITESLSEFFDAQEVLLSASSSENEVSEDDSYISDISDNISIDNFSNETENERPNSDSVEEGTVLCQRRSCLPSPSPNNSTISLWNILRNNIGKDLSKVAMPVQLNEPLNTLQRLCEELECSELLDMAANTQDPFERMKYIATFVVSGYASSYYRTGGKPFNPVLGETYECDRPDKGFRFVAEQVSHHPPISACHAESKNFIFWQDVRCKNKFWGKSMEIVPVGTTHVTLPGFGDHYEWNKVTSCIHNILSGQRWIEHYGEITIRNTSNDICQCKITFVKAKYWNSSVNEVEGTIMDKKGKVIHKLFGKWHEAVFCGDPPSATCIWRANAMPVDHEQYYGFTKFAIELNELDPSLKLLLPPTDTRLRVDQRLLEEGNLEAAEEHKQRIEQLQRERRRVLEESNVTHQPKFFRKLKDDTWVSNNTYWDLRKDPGFTHVDFLTLW, from the exons ATGGGCTCAGAGGAGCGCAGTTCAGTCATGTCACAGAAGATATCCTCCCTGTCACGCAGCAACAGCAGCTCCTCATCCAAACATGACAGCAGACAG GACAGCTGGGAAATAGTGGAGGGCCTGCGTGGAGGCTTCAGCAATGTCCTGGAGCCCCAGAAACAGGAAGGCTACATGCTAAAGAGGAGAAAGTGGCCCATGAAGGGTTGGCATAAG AGATACTTTTTCCTGGACAAGGGCATCCTGAAGTATGGCAAGTGCAGTGCTGAT ATAGAGAAAGGGAAACTGCATGGCTGCATCGATGTGGGTCTCTCTGTCATGGCCATTAAGAAGAAAGCCAAGTGCATCGATCTTGATGCAGAGGAAAACATCTATCACCTGAAG ATTAAGTCACAGGAGCTGTTTGATGAATGGGTGTCCAAGCTGCGTCACCATCGGCTCTATCGGCAAAATGAGATTGCTATGTACCCTAGTGAGAAGTCCTTCTACTATACCCACTACCCCTCCCCCAACTCCCCTAGCGTGGCTGAGAGTGCTGCTGTCAGAAAG TGCATGTCTTTACGAAGGCAGTCTACAGTGCTTTCTGCAGCGTCCTTCCCTTTAAGCTGCAACAGCCAGGCCAAAGTAGCAGCCTGGCTCCAGTCATCTGACGACATGAGCAAGTGCTCTAAAG ATTTGTCAGTCTGTGAGGCCTACCTGCTGGAGCTCAACCACCTGCTTCAGAGTATGGAAGTCCTCCACCGCACCTATTCTGCTCCATCTATCCAAGCACTCCAG ACATCCACATTTGACAGCCCCAAGAAGGAAAAGAGACTTCCAAGAAAATGGCGCACTAAAAACTACAACAAAGATGTCAAAACAACTCTGCAG GTACCCAGTTGCATCTCCACAGGCTCTATCCGCCTCCATGCCTCTAACCCCAACCTCTCCACCGCTGCACTCGGCAATGACAAGGCTGACACTGAATCCCTGGATTCCGCTTTTGACGTGGCCAAGCTGCAGGAGGACTTCTGCCGTGTTGCCACCAATT TGCATGCAACCATGAAGTCAGCCCTGGGTTCCCTAacatctgagagagagagattaaaacaATGTTTGGACCACGAAACGTGTCCCCCTACCTCCCCGCAGGTTGTTGGTTTGAAGAACTCACTGGCAACG AAACAGGAGTCTGTTGATGAATCCCATCCCCTCGTACACCAAGTGTCCAATGAGAGCAGAGCTTCAATCACAGAATCGTTGTCCGAGTTCTTTGATGCACAGGAAGTTCTGTTGTCTGCTAGTTCCTCTGAAAATGAG gtatCAGAGGATGACTCATACATTAGTGACATTAGTGACAACATTTCCATTGACAACTTCAgcaatgaaacagaaaatgagagACCAAACTCAG ACTCTGTGGAAGAAGGCACTGTCCTTTGTCAGCGTAGATCCTGTCTGCCATCACCCAGCCCCAACAACAGCACCATCAGCCTGTGGAACATACTCAGGAACAACATTGGCAAAGACCTGTCCAAGGTGGCTATGCCTGTGCAACTTAATGAGCCACTCAACACCCTGCAGAGACTGTGTGAGGAGCTGGAGTGCAGTGAGCTGCTAGACATGGCTGCTAACACACAGGACCCTTTTGAACGTATG AAATACATAGCTACGTTTGTTGTATCTGGTTATGCATCCAGCTACTACAGAACTGGGGGAAAGCCTTTCAACCCCGTTCTGGGAGAGACATATGAATGTGACCGGCCAGATAAAGGCTTTCGATTTGTTGCAGAGCAG GTCAGCCATCATCCACCAATTTCTGCTTGCCATGCAGAGTCTAAAAACTTCATCTTCTGGCAAG ATGTGAGGTGTAAGAACAAGTTCTGGGGGAAGTCAATGGAGATTGTTCCTGTGGGTACCACTCATGTAACTCTGCCGGG ATTTGGAGACCACTACGAGTGGAACAAGGTGACGTCCTGCATCCACAACATTCTCAGCGGACAGCGCTGGATTGAGCACTATGGCGAGATCACCATCCGAAACACCAGCAATGATATTTGTCAGTGCAAGATCACTTTTGTTAAG GCCAAATACTGGAATTCAAGTGTGAATGAGGTGGAGGGAACTATCATGGATAAGAAAGGGAAGGTCATCCACAAACTCTTTGGAAAGTGGCACGAAGCAGTATTCTGTGGAGACCCGCCCTCAGCCACATGCATCTGGAGAGCAA ATGCAATGCCAGTAGACCATGAGCAGTACTATGGTTTCACCAAGTTTGCTATTGAACTGAACGAGCTGGACCCCTCCCTGAAACTGCTGCTACCACCCACAGACACCAGACTACGTGTGGACCAAAG ACTGCTGGAGGAGGGAAACTTGGAGGCTGCAGAGGAGCACAAACAGAGGATTGAACAGCTGCAGAGGGAGAGACGGAGAGTCCTGGAGGAGAGCAACGTAACACATCAACCTAAATTCTTCAG GAAGTTAAAGGATGATACCTGGGTGAGCAACAACACATACTGGGATCTAAGGAAGGACCCTGGCTTTACCCACGTAGATTTTCTTACGCTGTGGTGA
- the osbpl3b gene encoding oxysterol-binding protein-related protein 3 isoform X3 codes for MLKRRKWPMKGWHKRYFFLDKGILKYGKCSADIEKGKLHGCIDVGLSVMAIKKKAKCIDLDAEENIYHLKIKSQELFDEWVSKLRHHRLYRQNEIAMYPSEKSFYYTHYPSPNSPSVAESAAVRKCMSLRRQSTVLSAASFPLSCNSQAKVAAWLQSSDDMSKCSKDLSVCEAYLLELNHLLQSMEVLHRTYSAPSIQALQTSTFDSPKKEKRLPRKWRTKNYNKDVKTTLQVPSCISTGSIRLHASNPNLSTAALGNDKADTESLDSAFDVAKLQEDFCRVATNLHATMKSALGSLTSERERLKQCLDHETCPPTSPQVVGLKNSLATALAQNSELRERLCKIHAESHIVEPTLINLTATVQKQESVDESHPLVHQVSNESRASITESLSEFFDAQEVLLSASSSENEVSEDDSYISDISDNISIDNFSNETENERPNSDSVEEGTVLCQRRSCLPSPSPNNSTISLWNILRNNIGKDLSKVAMPVQLNEPLNTLQRLCEELECSELLDMAANTQDPFERMKYIATFVVSGYASSYYRTGGKPFNPVLGETYECDRPDKGFRFVAEQVSHHPPISACHAESKNFIFWQDVRCKNKFWGKSMEIVPVGTTHVTLPGFGDHYEWNKVTSCIHNILSGQRWIEHYGEITIRNTSNDICQCKITFVKAKYWNSSVNEVEGTIMDKKGKVIHKLFGKWHEAVFCGDPPSATCIWRANAMPVDHEQYYGFTKFAIELNELDPSLKLLLPPTDTRLRVDQRLLEEGNLEAAEEHKQRIEQLQRERRRVLEESNVTHQPKFFRKLKDDTWVSNNTYWDLRKDPGFTHVDFLTLW; via the exons ATGCTAAAGAGGAGAAAGTGGCCCATGAAGGGTTGGCATAAG AGATACTTTTTCCTGGACAAGGGCATCCTGAAGTATGGCAAGTGCAGTGCTGAT ATAGAGAAAGGGAAACTGCATGGCTGCATCGATGTGGGTCTCTCTGTCATGGCCATTAAGAAGAAAGCCAAGTGCATCGATCTTGATGCAGAGGAAAACATCTATCACCTGAAG ATTAAGTCACAGGAGCTGTTTGATGAATGGGTGTCCAAGCTGCGTCACCATCGGCTCTATCGGCAAAATGAGATTGCTATGTACCCTAGTGAGAAGTCCTTCTACTATACCCACTACCCCTCCCCCAACTCCCCTAGCGTGGCTGAGAGTGCTGCTGTCAGAAAG TGCATGTCTTTACGAAGGCAGTCTACAGTGCTTTCTGCAGCGTCCTTCCCTTTAAGCTGCAACAGCCAGGCCAAAGTAGCAGCCTGGCTCCAGTCATCTGACGACATGAGCAAGTGCTCTAAAG ATTTGTCAGTCTGTGAGGCCTACCTGCTGGAGCTCAACCACCTGCTTCAGAGTATGGAAGTCCTCCACCGCACCTATTCTGCTCCATCTATCCAAGCACTCCAG ACATCCACATTTGACAGCCCCAAGAAGGAAAAGAGACTTCCAAGAAAATGGCGCACTAAAAACTACAACAAAGATGTCAAAACAACTCTGCAG GTACCCAGTTGCATCTCCACAGGCTCTATCCGCCTCCATGCCTCTAACCCCAACCTCTCCACCGCTGCACTCGGCAATGACAAGGCTGACACTGAATCCCTGGATTCCGCTTTTGACGTGGCCAAGCTGCAGGAGGACTTCTGCCGTGTTGCCACCAATT TGCATGCAACCATGAAGTCAGCCCTGGGTTCCCTAacatctgagagagagagattaaaacaATGTTTGGACCACGAAACGTGTCCCCCTACCTCCCCGCAGGTTGTTGGTTTGAAGAACTCACTGGCAACG GCTTTAGCCCAGAACTCTGAGCTGAGAGAGCGCCTGTGCAAGATTCATGCCGAGTCCCACATCGTAGAGCCCACTCTAATAAATCTCACTGCCACTGTGCAG AAACAGGAGTCTGTTGATGAATCCCATCCCCTCGTACACCAAGTGTCCAATGAGAGCAGAGCTTCAATCACAGAATCGTTGTCCGAGTTCTTTGATGCACAGGAAGTTCTGTTGTCTGCTAGTTCCTCTGAAAATGAG gtatCAGAGGATGACTCATACATTAGTGACATTAGTGACAACATTTCCATTGACAACTTCAgcaatgaaacagaaaatgagagACCAAACTCAG ACTCTGTGGAAGAAGGCACTGTCCTTTGTCAGCGTAGATCCTGTCTGCCATCACCCAGCCCCAACAACAGCACCATCAGCCTGTGGAACATACTCAGGAACAACATTGGCAAAGACCTGTCCAAGGTGGCTATGCCTGTGCAACTTAATGAGCCACTCAACACCCTGCAGAGACTGTGTGAGGAGCTGGAGTGCAGTGAGCTGCTAGACATGGCTGCTAACACACAGGACCCTTTTGAACGTATG AAATACATAGCTACGTTTGTTGTATCTGGTTATGCATCCAGCTACTACAGAACTGGGGGAAAGCCTTTCAACCCCGTTCTGGGAGAGACATATGAATGTGACCGGCCAGATAAAGGCTTTCGATTTGTTGCAGAGCAG GTCAGCCATCATCCACCAATTTCTGCTTGCCATGCAGAGTCTAAAAACTTCATCTTCTGGCAAG ATGTGAGGTGTAAGAACAAGTTCTGGGGGAAGTCAATGGAGATTGTTCCTGTGGGTACCACTCATGTAACTCTGCCGGG ATTTGGAGACCACTACGAGTGGAACAAGGTGACGTCCTGCATCCACAACATTCTCAGCGGACAGCGCTGGATTGAGCACTATGGCGAGATCACCATCCGAAACACCAGCAATGATATTTGTCAGTGCAAGATCACTTTTGTTAAG GCCAAATACTGGAATTCAAGTGTGAATGAGGTGGAGGGAACTATCATGGATAAGAAAGGGAAGGTCATCCACAAACTCTTTGGAAAGTGGCACGAAGCAGTATTCTGTGGAGACCCGCCCTCAGCCACATGCATCTGGAGAGCAA ATGCAATGCCAGTAGACCATGAGCAGTACTATGGTTTCACCAAGTTTGCTATTGAACTGAACGAGCTGGACCCCTCCCTGAAACTGCTGCTACCACCCACAGACACCAGACTACGTGTGGACCAAAG ACTGCTGGAGGAGGGAAACTTGGAGGCTGCAGAGGAGCACAAACAGAGGATTGAACAGCTGCAGAGGGAGAGACGGAGAGTCCTGGAGGAGAGCAACGTAACACATCAACCTAAATTCTTCAG GAAGTTAAAGGATGATACCTGGGTGAGCAACAACACATACTGGGATCTAAGGAAGGACCCTGGCTTTACCCACGTAGATTTTCTTACGCTGTGGTGA